A window of the Yersinia rochesterensis genome harbors these coding sequences:
- a CDS encoding carbonic anhydrase: MSKITGCCSEDSHPNSRRTVLKAALGITAAGVIGGIGLGLPQISYAASLTREERDKLTPDQIVEGLKQGNKRFVSGKMQQHDYLAQKRSSAEGQFPSAVILSCIDSRAPAEIVLDTGIGETFNARIAGNISNDDLLGSMEFACAAAGAKVILVMGHTACGAVKGAIDNVELGNLTGLLDKIKPAIATTQFDGEKSGKNEKYVDAVAKNNVKHTIDEIRKNSEIINKLEKEGKVKIVGSMYNLNGGEVEFFM, translated from the coding sequence ATGAGTAAGATAACAGGTTGTTGTTCAGAAGATAGCCATCCAAATAGCCGAAGGACCGTGCTAAAAGCTGCTTTGGGCATCACCGCTGCGGGTGTTATTGGCGGGATTGGGCTAGGGTTACCTCAGATATCATATGCAGCTTCCCTGACACGAGAAGAACGGGATAAATTAACACCCGACCAGATAGTGGAAGGATTGAAGCAAGGTAATAAAAGATTTGTTTCTGGGAAAATGCAGCAACACGATTATCTCGCACAAAAACGCAGTAGTGCAGAGGGGCAATTTCCTTCGGCCGTTATATTGAGCTGCATTGATTCTCGAGCGCCAGCTGAAATTGTTCTGGACACAGGAATTGGTGAAACATTCAATGCCAGGATTGCCGGTAACATTTCTAATGATGATTTATTAGGTAGCATGGAGTTTGCTTGTGCCGCCGCGGGGGCAAAGGTTATTTTGGTCATGGGGCATACTGCATGCGGTGCTGTCAAAGGTGCTATTGATAACGTAGAACTCGGCAACCTGACTGGCCTCCTCGATAAAATTAAGCCCGCGATTGCAACGACTCAATTTGATGGTGAGAAGAGTGGCAAAAACGAAAAATATGTAGATGCTGTTGCGAAGAATAATGTAAAACACACTATTGATGAGATTCGTAAAAATAGCGAAATAATTAATAAATTAGAGAAAGAAGGGAAAGTGAAAATAGTAGGCAGTATGTATAACTTAAATGGCGGTGAAGTCGAGTTCTTCATGTAA
- the gspD gene encoding type II secretion system secretin GspD, whose product MYYYNKIFIVYTNVVGFFLRFSSFYINLFRLVILASYLPAVVYCANFSASFRDADIKEFINTVSKNINKTIIIDPKVQGVVSVRSFEQLDKDKYYQFFLNVLDVYGYTVVEMPNNILKVIPAKRAKNSVVPLQKNAEETQGDELINRVFKLKYILAKNLAPLLRQLNDNTESGSIIHYDPSNVVLITGRAAVVNRLYSIISTLDQPGDAEIELYQLNHAIAADIIKLVNQVINPVNTTKKDLFNAGKVIADERTNSVLISGDSHTRKRAIKIIKRLDHQQDSYGTTKVIYMKYAQASKLLDVLNGVSSGVQSDNAKKIAGKSNARNVSIKAYDQTNALVITAHPKIMKELDQVIEKLDVRRAQVLVEAIIVETQNGEGLNLGIQWANKFHGGVNFIQNPDSIRANSSSENPLPMVISGLTAGFYKGNWDGLFTALATNSNNNILATPSIVTLDNMEAEFNVGQEVPVLTSTQTTATDKVYNSISRQSVGVMLKVKPQINQGDSVLLEIRQEVSSVADRSDANANNLGSVFNKRVVNNAVLVKSGETVVVGGLLDKKLNKVINKVPFLGDIPLIGRLFQQRKEKIEKSNLILFIRPTILRETSDYSKATADKYTEHNNLYSIDIKEPLEVLSEKIKNDEFNSLKNDIVEFYEMIGVKK is encoded by the coding sequence ATGTACTACTACAATAAAATATTTATAGTCTATACTAATGTGGTTGGTTTTTTTTTAAGATTCAGTTCGTTTTATATTAATTTATTTAGATTGGTAATTTTAGCTTCTTATTTACCTGCGGTAGTATATTGTGCTAACTTTTCCGCATCATTCAGAGATGCTGATATAAAAGAGTTTATTAATACGGTGAGTAAGAACATTAATAAAACTATAATTATAGATCCCAAGGTTCAAGGGGTAGTCAGCGTTCGTAGCTTTGAGCAATTGGATAAAGATAAGTATTATCAATTCTTTTTAAATGTACTTGATGTTTATGGGTACACAGTTGTTGAAATGCCTAATAATATATTAAAGGTCATCCCTGCAAAACGTGCAAAAAACTCCGTTGTTCCGCTGCAAAAGAATGCAGAAGAAACCCAAGGTGATGAGCTTATTAACCGAGTATTTAAACTTAAATACATTTTAGCTAAGAACTTGGCTCCATTACTTCGCCAGTTAAATGATAATACTGAGTCAGGAAGTATCATTCACTATGACCCATCAAACGTAGTGCTTATTACAGGGCGTGCAGCAGTAGTAAATCGTTTATATAGTATTATTAGTACATTAGATCAACCTGGAGATGCAGAGATTGAACTCTATCAATTGAATCATGCTATCGCCGCCGATATTATTAAATTAGTCAATCAAGTTATAAATCCAGTAAATACAACTAAAAAAGATTTATTTAATGCTGGGAAAGTCATTGCAGATGAGAGAACTAACTCAGTCTTAATCAGTGGTGATAGTCATACCAGAAAAAGAGCCATTAAAATAATAAAGAGGCTTGACCATCAACAAGATAGTTATGGCACGACTAAAGTTATTTATATGAAGTATGCACAAGCATCGAAGTTATTGGATGTATTAAATGGTGTCAGCAGTGGCGTTCAAAGTGACAATGCCAAAAAAATAGCGGGGAAGAGCAACGCTAGAAATGTGTCTATAAAGGCATATGATCAAACAAATGCTTTAGTGATTACTGCTCATCCAAAAATAATGAAAGAATTAGATCAGGTTATTGAAAAGCTAGATGTCAGACGTGCTCAGGTATTGGTCGAAGCGATTATAGTTGAAACTCAAAATGGAGAAGGACTGAATCTGGGTATTCAATGGGCTAATAAGTTTCATGGAGGGGTCAATTTTATCCAAAATCCAGATAGTATAAGAGCAAATAGCAGTAGTGAAAATCCCCTTCCTATGGTGATATCAGGATTAACAGCTGGTTTTTACAAAGGAAATTGGGATGGTCTGTTCACTGCTCTAGCAACTAATTCAAATAATAATATTCTCGCAACCCCAAGTATTGTCACTCTGGATAATATGGAGGCAGAGTTCAATGTCGGTCAAGAAGTTCCGGTGCTTACCTCTACACAAACAACGGCCACAGATAAAGTATATAACTCGATTTCGAGACAATCTGTTGGTGTTATGTTGAAAGTCAAACCACAGATAAACCAAGGCGATTCAGTTTTGCTAGAAATTCGGCAAGAAGTATCAAGTGTTGCTGACAGATCTGATGCTAATGCCAATAATTTAGGTTCGGTTTTTAATAAGAGAGTGGTTAATAATGCAGTATTGGTTAAAAGCGGTGAAACAGTTGTCGTTGGGGGACTATTAGATAAAAAATTGAATAAAGTCATAAATAAAGTTCCTTTTTTAGGTGATATTCCTTTAATAGGCCGACTATTTCAGCAGAGGAAAGAAAAGATTGAGAAAAGTAATCTGATTCTCTTTATCAGGCCGACAATACTCAGAGAGACAAGTGACTATAGCAAAGCAACAGCAGATAAATATACTGAACATAATAATTTATATTCTATAGATATAAAAGAACCGCTGGAGGTATTATCAGAAAAAATAAAAAATGATGAATTTAATTCTCTTAAAAACGATATAGTAGAGTTTTATGAAATGATAGGGGTAAAAAAATGA
- a CDS encoding winged helix-turn-helix domain-containing protein, whose product MYVDTVSVVSGSKFIDINGKGVIDYEKEISLDCCMNKIHFHSKKLTIDINEKQKRLVMCLFNDVNRKQDIIKVVWYENHKSISDNNYHQLIHKFRVHLKNAGIPDGIVKTINRYGLRLDSGILSAMVSNNTIDRFVGY is encoded by the coding sequence ATGTACGTTGATACAGTCTCTGTTGTTTCTGGCAGTAAATTCATTGATATTAATGGTAAAGGGGTGATTGATTATGAAAAAGAGATATCACTGGATTGCTGTATGAATAAAATACATTTCCACTCTAAAAAATTAACCATTGATATTAATGAAAAACAAAAGAGATTGGTGATGTGTCTGTTTAATGATGTTAATAGAAAACAAGATATCATTAAAGTTGTTTGGTATGAGAATCATAAGAGCATTTCAGATAATAATTACCATCAATTAATACATAAATTCAGAGTGCATTTGAAGAATGCTGGCATACCTGATGGGATCGTAAAAACCATAAATAGATACGGACTCAGATTAGACTCTGGGATATTGAGCGCGATGGTATCAAATAATACAATTGATAGGTTTGTTGGTTATTGA
- a CDS encoding LacI family DNA-binding transcriptional regulator — protein sequence MNGKLKIQEIANQTGLSISTVSRVLAGKANTSAKAKQRVMAYAQSQGILQNLSSGRLMLNNIMVFAPHRAFDVRTDIFYYKVIQGITEAVSQHEVMIRYCGLSETHCDISLFLEKMTHPQTEAAIIIGIDDPRVHTLAAGVHKPSILINCRDKEMSLDSVSPDHQLIGEFSANYLIQQGHRRILTLQCLRRNTMELRLVGIKEAFASNNMHFDDNQHLVTTHGFGAEEAEQAITAFMASCEDKSQLPTAILAGGDYMAVGAVNALNKLNINVPESVSVMSMDGFNLAEIHDVPLTAVHVPRDELGAEAIQLLQRRILRPDAPFSNTLLPGKLVVRSSVKQVNQKRTLPVASKSTDRLYDW from the coding sequence ATGAATGGAAAGCTAAAAATACAAGAAATAGCTAATCAGACTGGCCTTTCAATTAGCACAGTATCCAGAGTGTTAGCCGGCAAAGCGAATACCAGTGCGAAAGCAAAACAGCGGGTTATGGCCTATGCGCAGTCGCAGGGAATTTTACAGAATTTATCTAGCGGGCGGTTAATGCTCAATAACATTATGGTATTTGCGCCACACCGGGCTTTTGATGTGCGCACTGATATCTTTTACTACAAAGTCATTCAGGGAATAACTGAAGCGGTCAGTCAACATGAGGTAATGATTCGCTACTGCGGGTTATCTGAAACTCACTGCGATATTTCCCTATTCCTGGAAAAAATGACCCATCCGCAGACGGAAGCGGCAATTATTATTGGCATCGATGACCCACGGGTTCATACCTTAGCGGCTGGTGTGCATAAGCCGTCGATATTAATAAATTGTCGCGACAAAGAAATGTCACTGGACAGTGTGTCTCCTGATCACCAATTGATCGGCGAATTTTCTGCCAACTATCTGATACAACAGGGGCATCGGCGTATTTTAACCTTGCAGTGTTTGCGGCGTAACACCATGGAGTTGCGGCTGGTGGGAATTAAAGAGGCATTCGCCAGCAATAATATGCATTTTGATGATAACCAGCATCTGGTGACCACTCATGGTTTTGGCGCAGAAGAAGCCGAGCAAGCAATCACCGCCTTTATGGCCAGCTGTGAGGATAAGAGCCAGCTGCCGACGGCTATCTTGGCGGGGGGCGATTATATGGCGGTTGGTGCTGTTAATGCGCTGAATAAATTGAATATAAACGTGCCAGAGAGTGTGTCGGTCATGAGTATGGATGGTTTTAATTTGGCTGAAATCCATGATGTTCCACTCACGGCGGTGCATGTCCCGCGCGATGAGCTGGGGGCGGAAGCTATCCAGCTATTACAACGGCGTATATTGCGGCCAGATGCTCCGTTCAGTAATACCCTGTTGCCTGGCAAATTAGTTGTTCGTTCCTCGGTGAAGCAGGTTAACCAGAAAAGAACCCTGCCAGTGGCCAGTAAATCTACGGATCGGTTATATGATTGGTGA
- a CDS encoding SDR family oxidoreductase: MNRLKDKYALITGGTSGIGLETARQFLAEGATVAITGRNEAALQAVHAELGEHVWLLKSDARNIADQSKLAAKLAESWPRLDVVYINAGDVTHNLIEEWDEASFERVISTNLKGPFFLLQSLLPLLANPASVILCGSASVHIGLPQSSVYAASKAGLLSLARTLSGEWAARGIRVNGLSPGPTQTPALQKLGLSGSEEEKLTDQIRQLVPIKRMGTPAEIAHAAVFLASDESSFVVGTEFRVDGGVSSL, translated from the coding sequence ATGAATCGTTTGAAAGATAAGTATGCATTGATTACCGGTGGTACTAGCGGTATCGGGTTAGAAACGGCGCGCCAGTTCTTGGCCGAGGGGGCAACTGTCGCGATTACCGGCCGAAATGAAGCCGCATTGCAAGCGGTACATGCCGAACTCGGAGAGCATGTTTGGCTATTAAAAAGTGATGCCCGCAATATCGCCGACCAATCAAAACTGGCGGCTAAACTTGCTGAAAGCTGGCCACGTTTGGATGTTGTTTATATCAATGCTGGTGATGTGACTCACAATCTAATAGAAGAGTGGGATGAAGCTAGCTTTGAACGAGTGATATCAACCAATCTAAAAGGCCCTTTTTTCCTGTTGCAATCATTGCTTCCACTGCTGGCGAACCCCGCTTCTGTCATTCTTTGCGGTTCAGCAAGTGTCCATATTGGTTTGCCCCAAAGCAGTGTGTATGCCGCCAGCAAGGCGGGGCTGCTTTCTCTTGCGCGCACCTTATCCGGCGAGTGGGCTGCAAGAGGAATTCGGGTTAATGGGTTAAGCCCAGGGCCGACACAAACTCCGGCCCTGCAAAAGCTAGGGTTATCAGGGAGTGAAGAAGAAAAACTGACAGATCAAATTCGCCAGTTAGTGCCGATTAAACGAATGGGAACACCGGCTGAAATTGCGCACGCAGCAGTATTTCTGGCTTCGGATGAATCCAGTTTCGTGGTCGGAACGGAGTTTCGGGTCGATGGCGGCGTCAGCAGTCTTTAG
- the cbpA gene encoding curved DNA-binding protein, which yields MEFKDYYAVMGLEPTASLKEIKTAYRRLARKYHPDVSSEADAESKFKEVAEAYEVLKDTERRAEYDELRLHRNDPRFGQHQFDQRQAAGGQQWHSRAGAGAHDYSDFFESFFGHRASSAQHSSHRASHGVRGQDLEMELPLFLEETLAEQTRSISYKIPTIDESGFPGAETAKTLKVKIPAGVGDGERIRLKGQGAPGIAGGANGDLFLIIRIAPHPLFDIDGQNLQIVVPLAPWEAALGASVEVPTLTGKIALTIPAGSQSGQRLRIKGKGLVSKKGTGDLYAILKVVMPPKPDEKTRALWQQLSEQAAFNPRTGWE from the coding sequence ATGGAATTCAAAGACTATTATGCTGTTATGGGCCTCGAGCCCACGGCTTCCTTAAAAGAAATTAAAACAGCCTATCGCAGGCTGGCCCGTAAGTATCACCCGGATGTCAGTTCTGAAGCTGATGCTGAGAGTAAGTTTAAAGAAGTTGCCGAGGCTTACGAAGTATTAAAGGATACCGAGCGGCGAGCTGAGTATGACGAATTAAGATTGCACCGTAATGACCCTAGGTTTGGCCAACATCAGTTTGATCAACGACAGGCCGCGGGTGGTCAACAATGGCACAGTCGTGCCGGTGCCGGCGCTCACGATTACTCTGACTTTTTCGAATCCTTCTTTGGTCACCGCGCTTCTTCAGCTCAACACTCATCTCATCGGGCATCTCATGGAGTGCGTGGGCAGGATCTTGAGATGGAATTACCCCTCTTTTTAGAAGAAACGTTAGCTGAACAAACTCGCTCGATCTCTTACAAAATACCGACCATTGATGAATCGGGCTTCCCAGGTGCTGAAACCGCGAAGACATTGAAAGTAAAAATTCCTGCCGGTGTGGGTGATGGTGAGCGCATTCGCCTTAAAGGGCAGGGGGCACCGGGTATTGCAGGCGGGGCCAATGGTGATTTATTCCTAATTATTCGTATTGCACCACATCCGTTGTTTGATATTGATGGGCAGAATTTACAAATAGTCGTACCGCTAGCCCCATGGGAAGCGGCATTGGGGGCCAGTGTTGAGGTGCCGACCCTGACGGGGAAAATTGCCTTAACCATCCCGGCGGGTAGCCAAAGTGGTCAGCGGTTGCGCATTAAAGGCAAAGGTCTGGTCAGCAAAAAAGGAACTGGCGATCTGTACGCAATCCTCAAAGTGGTCATGCCACCGAAACCAGACGAGAAAACGCGGGCGCTTTGGCAACAACTGTCAGAGCAGGCGGCATTTAATCCTCGGACTGGGTGGGAGTAA
- a CDS encoding type II secretion system protein N, protein MERNKRKIPSLYEGEWSNNFISKTKMVEDIKNSIIFKRKDNDKEITPEIVNILNSPIYTGTLKLVGVLEHTDEASSIVILEFDGKQNLYLEGDKIEAVTIVKILKDRIIINENGEHYTLVIL, encoded by the coding sequence ATGGAGAGAAATAAAAGAAAAATCCCATCATTATATGAGGGGGAATGGAGCAATAACTTTATAAGTAAAACTAAAATGGTAGAGGATATTAAAAACTCTATTATTTTTAAAAGAAAAGACAATGATAAAGAAATAACTCCAGAGATAGTGAATATTTTAAACTCACCAATTTATACTGGTACTCTAAAATTAGTGGGTGTATTGGAGCATACGGATGAGGCAAGCTCTATTGTAATTTTAGAATTTGATGGGAAACAAAATTTATACTTAGAGGGTGATAAAATAGAGGCTGTTACTATTGTTAAAATATTAAAAGACCGGATTATAATCAATGAAAATGGAGAGCACTACACACTCGTGATTTTATAG
- a CDS encoding winged helix-turn-helix transcriptional regulator: MTAYQSLAAKNKSLSDGVRAEEKCPMVQFVELIAGKWAIPILYRLIVTAGPIRFGELQRAIAPITQKELTRQLRAFEQRGLVRRTIYAEVPPRVEYEITSLGQTLKPTLDSLAQWMRDNHRELNNNM, encoded by the coding sequence ATGACAGCTTATCAGTCCCTCGCAGCTAAAAATAAATCGCTATCCGATGGAGTTCGCGCGGAAGAAAAGTGCCCAATGGTGCAATTCGTTGAGCTTATTGCCGGGAAGTGGGCAATTCCTATTCTCTATCGTTTGATCGTGACTGCTGGCCCGATTCGATTTGGCGAGCTACAGCGGGCGATTGCCCCTATTACCCAAAAAGAGCTGACCCGACAACTGCGGGCTTTCGAGCAACGTGGGTTGGTCCGCCGCACAATTTATGCCGAAGTGCCGCCACGTGTTGAATATGAGATTACCTCTTTAGGACAAACATTAAAGCCAACACTGGACTCTCTGGCGCAATGGATGAGGGATAACCATCGAGAACTTAATAACAACATGTAA
- the cbpM gene encoding chaperone modulator CbpM — MAEIEITYTLTELCQSTGIMQDELVEVVGLGVIVPLEPTDRVWIFDADALNCLKRARRLQNELDLDWSGVAMTLTLLEKIEQLKKENDQLRRQLDRFVQTS, encoded by the coding sequence ATGGCTGAAATAGAAATTACCTACACCCTAACTGAATTATGCCAGTCAACGGGGATAATGCAGGATGAATTGGTCGAGGTCGTCGGGCTGGGTGTGATTGTGCCGTTAGAGCCGACAGACAGAGTTTGGATTTTTGATGCGGATGCATTGAACTGTCTTAAACGCGCCCGGCGCTTGCAAAATGAGTTGGATCTGGACTGGTCAGGTGTCGCCATGACCTTGACTCTGCTGGAGAAAATTGAACAGCTCAAGAAAGAAAACGACCAATTGCGCAGGCAACTTGACCGTTTTGTTCAAACATCTTAA